In uncultured Bacteroides sp., one genomic interval encodes:
- the ilvD gene encoding dihydroxy-acid dehydratase: MEKQLRSSFSTQGRRMAGARALWMANGMKREQLGKPIIAVVNSFTQFVPGHVHLHEIGQLVKAEIEKLGCFAAEFNTIAIDDGIAMGHDGMLYSLPSRDIIADSVEYMVNAHKADAMVCISNCDKITPGMLMASMRLNIPTIFVSGGPMEAGELNGQHLDLIDAMIKSADENVSDEDVAQIEKSACPTCGSCSGMFTANSMNCLNEAIGMALPGNGTIVATHENRKNLFKDAAKKIVENTYKYYKEGDDSVLPRSIATHSAFLNAMTLDIAMGGSTNTILHLLAIAHEAEVNFTMDDIDALSRKIPCLCKVAPNTQKYHIQDVNRAGGIISILAELKAAGLIDANVKRVDGMTLAEAIDRYCITSPNVCDKAINKYKSAPAGKFNLVLGSQNCYYRELDTDRKDGCIRSYEYAYTKDGGLAVLKGNIAQDGCVVKTAGVDESIWKFSGPAKVFDSQDAACDGILKGKVVSGDVVVITYEGPKGGPGMQEMLYPTSYIKSKHLGKECALITDGRFSGGTSGLSIGHVSPEAAAGGNIGLIKDGDIIEINIPERTINVKLSDKELDLRRSLEMERGKKAFTAPLRDRNVPKSLKAYASMVSSADKGAVRLID; the protein is encoded by the coding sequence ATGGAGAAACAATTACGTAGTTCGTTCAGTACGCAGGGTCGTAGAATGGCAGGGGCGAGAGCTCTTTGGATGGCAAATGGCATGAAGAGAGAACAATTGGGTAAACCTATTATAGCAGTCGTTAATTCATTTACTCAGTTTGTGCCAGGGCATGTTCATTTACATGAAATTGGTCAGCTGGTAAAGGCTGAGATTGAAAAGCTTGGCTGCTTTGCCGCTGAATTTAATACTATTGCCATTGACGATGGAATTGCAATGGGGCATGATGGTATGCTATATTCTCTTCCTTCACGCGATATTATTGCCGACAGCGTAGAATACATGGTGAATGCCCATAAGGCAGATGCTATGGTTTGCATCAGTAATTGCGATAAGATTACTCCGGGAATGTTGATGGCATCTATGCGACTTAATATTCCTACAATATTTGTTTCAGGAGGTCCGATGGAAGCAGGAGAGCTTAACGGCCAGCACCTCGATTTGATTGATGCAATGATTAAGTCGGCCGATGAAAACGTAAGCGATGAAGATGTAGCTCAGATTGAAAAATCAGCTTGTCCTACTTGTGGAAGTTGCTCGGGTATGTTTACTGCTAATTCAATGAACTGTTTGAATGAAGCTATTGGTATGGCTTTGCCAGGAAACGGTACAATTGTTGCAACACATGAGAACCGTAAAAATCTGTTTAAAGATGCCGCAAAAAAGATAGTTGAGAATACATATAAATATTATAAGGAAGGTGATGACAGTGTTCTTCCCAGAAGTATTGCTACTCATTCTGCTTTCCTTAACGCAATGACTTTGGATATTGCAATGGGTGGTTCTACCAATACTATCCTTCACCTTTTGGCTATAGCTCATGAAGCAGAGGTTAATTTTACAATGGACGACATTGATGCTCTTTCACGTAAAATACCTTGCCTTTGTAAAGTTGCTCCGAATACACAGAAATATCATATACAAGATGTGAACCGTGCAGGAGGAATCATCTCTATTCTTGCAGAACTGAAAGCAGCAGGCTTGATTGATGCAAACGTGAAACGTGTAGATGGAATGACACTTGCTGAGGCTATAGATAGATATTGTATAACCAGTCCTAATGTTTGTGATAAAGCTATAAATAAATATAAGAGTGCTCCGGCAGGTAAATTTAATTTGGTTTTAGGCTCTCAGAATTGTTATTATAGAGAACTAGATACAGACAGAAAAGATGGTTGTATCCGTTCTTATGAATATGCCTATACTAAAGATGGCGGTCTTGCTGTTTTAAAAGGAAATATTGCTCAGGACGGATGTGTGGTAAAAACAGCCGGTGTAGATGAAAGTATCTGGAAATTCTCTGGTCCTGCTAAAGTTTTCGATTCTCAGGATGCTGCCTGTGACGGAATTCTGAAAGGTAAAGTCGTCTCCGGAGATGTGGTCGTCATTACTTATGAAGGACCAAAAGGTGGTCCGGGTATGCAGGAAATGCTTTACCCTACATCTTATATCAAGTCAAAGCATTTAGGAAAAGAATGTGCATTGATTACCGACGGACGTTTTAGTGGCGGTACTTCAGGATTGAGTATCGGACACGTATCTCCTGAAGCTGCAGCCGGAGGAAATATTGGATTAATAAAAGATGGTGATATTATTGAAATAAATATCCCTGAAAGAACTATAAATGTGAAGTTGAGTGATAAAGAACTTGATCTTCGCCGTTCTCTGGAAATGGAGAGAGGAAAGAAAGCATTTACCGCGCCTTTGCGTGATCGCAATGTCCCAAAAAGTTTGAAAGCTTATGCAAGTATGGTAAGCTCTGCAGATAAAGGAGCGGTTAGATTAATAGATTAG
- a CDS encoding Imm27 family immunity protein, with protein sequence MEIKPNETIIESDLDILGSKEEAWKASMRIHYLTDNYLIKKATTNGGWDILYQDPTDLRYWELTAPKGEYHGSGPLRLSYVSNQDAILKYNLDKL encoded by the coding sequence ATGGAAATCAAACCAAATGAGACTATTATCGAAAGTGATCTGGATATTCTTGGATCAAAAGAAGAGGCTTGGAAAGCATCAATGAGGATTCACTATCTTACTGATAACTATTTGATAAAGAAAGCTACAACAAATGGAGGATGGGATATATTATATCAAGATCCAACTGACCTGCGTTATTGGGAATTAACAGCCCCAAAAGGGGAGTATCATGGATCTGGTCCGTTAAGATTAAGCTATGTGTCTAATCAAGATGCTATTTTAAAATACAATTTAGATAAATTATAA
- a CDS encoding TIM-barrel domain-containing protein translates to MNKYISVGVIALFFMLLSSSVSVAQLHINGGSSYLMNQAKDVSTDFGDFTNIFFFADKLSNFDPVSATGKIEWKRNTLYARQAFNTNTVLPQNLRMLDFPETAYDNNPQLKFSVEFVTPRTLRIRMLTTPVEQKEAESVMLVKTPGKDNSWKYSALKGGHLYKSVYGSILIEENPWRIILKDAAGKQLTDTWRWKDNDSTQVKNLPFNFIKRGSDNSRSINPVFTLSPGEKIVGCGESFTSLNKVGQKVNLFVTDPQGPETDQMYKPIPFFMSNRGYGMFMNTSAPVTCDFGATYTGINKLFMADEALDLFVFFGEPKYILDEYTNLTGKSPMPPLWSFGTWMSRITYFSEAEGYDVAKNLRKYKIPADVIHFDTGWFETDWQCDYQFAPSRFSNPEKMIKDLREDGFHISLWQLTYFTPKNKYFTEIVDKGMNVKNANGGMPYEDAVLDFSNPQTVAWYQDKLAGLLKMGVGAIKVDFGEAAPLNGFYASGKGGLYEHNLYPLRYNKAVADVTAKVNNEHIIWARSAWAGSQRYPIHWGGDAANTDIGMQGTLRGGLSLGLSGFSFWSHDIGGFVQKSPEELYRRWLPFGFLTSHSRAHGAPPKEPWLYNESFLKAFRESAEMKYKLMPYVYAQAKNCTEKGLPMVRALFVEYPDDPGAWLVEDQYMFGNDIMVAPLMENGSQRNVYLPAGKWIDYQSGKIYQSGWNKISVGHIPAVILVRDGSVIPHIALAQSTDKMDWLKLELSVYSSDVKQAKGLLCIPAENVLKEVILTNEGSKWVMKDNPYQGKIKLTVNSVIK, encoded by the coding sequence ATGAACAAATACATATCAGTTGGGGTGATAGCCCTGTTTTTTATGCTGTTATCTTCATCGGTTTCGGTTGCACAACTTCATATAAATGGCGGTTCCTCTTACCTGATGAATCAGGCGAAGGATGTAAGTACAGATTTCGGCGATTTTACAAACATATTCTTTTTTGCAGATAAGCTTTCAAACTTTGATCCTGTATCGGCAACGGGGAAAATTGAATGGAAACGAAACACGTTGTATGCCCGTCAGGCATTTAATACAAATACAGTTTTACCCCAAAATCTTCGGATGCTCGATTTTCCTGAAACAGCTTACGATAATAATCCGCAGTTAAAGTTTTCTGTTGAATTTGTAACTCCACGCACATTGCGTATACGCATGCTTACTACTCCGGTTGAACAGAAAGAAGCGGAGTCTGTAATGTTGGTGAAAACTCCCGGAAAAGATAATAGCTGGAAGTATTCGGCCTTAAAAGGAGGGCATCTTTATAAAAGTGTTTATGGTTCTATATTAATTGAAGAGAATCCATGGCGAATAATATTAAAAGATGCTGCCGGTAAACAATTAACAGATACCTGGCGCTGGAAAGACAATGATTCTACTCAGGTGAAAAATCTGCCTTTTAATTTTATAAAACGAGGAAGTGATAACTCACGTAGCATAAATCCTGTGTTTACACTTTCTCCCGGAGAAAAGATTGTGGGCTGTGGCGAATCGTTTACCTCCCTGAATAAAGTAGGGCAGAAGGTAAATCTTTTTGTAACAGATCCTCAAGGTCCGGAAACAGATCAGATGTACAAACCGATACCTTTCTTTATGAGTAACCGTGGCTACGGAATGTTTATGAATACTTCCGCTCCGGTAACCTGTGATTTCGGTGCTACTTATACTGGTATAAATAAATTGTTTATGGCCGATGAGGCTTTAGATTTATTTGTATTCTTTGGTGAACCGAAATATATTCTTGACGAATATACTAATCTTACAGGAAAATCGCCGATGCCTCCACTGTGGAGCTTTGGAACATGGATGAGCCGCATTACTTATTTCAGTGAAGCTGAGGGTTATGATGTTGCAAAGAATCTGAGAAAATATAAAATTCCTGCTGATGTAATCCATTTCGATACGGGATGGTTTGAAACCGATTGGCAATGCGATTATCAGTTTGCTCCCAGTCGTTTCAGTAATCCTGAGAAAATGATTAAAGATCTCAGGGAAGATGGGTTTCATATATCACTTTGGCAGCTGACTTACTTCACACCTAAAAATAAATATTTCACTGAAATTGTTGATAAAGGTATGAACGTAAAGAATGCTAATGGCGGAATGCCGTATGAAGATGCGGTGCTCGACTTCTCCAACCCGCAGACTGTTGCCTGGTATCAAGATAAGTTGGCAGGATTACTGAAGATGGGTGTTGGTGCGATTAAAGTGGATTTTGGAGAAGCGGCACCGTTAAACGGCTTTTATGCATCGGGCAAAGGAGGACTTTATGAACATAATCTTTATCCTCTGAGATATAATAAGGCGGTGGCCGATGTTACCGCTAAAGTTAACAATGAACATATAATCTGGGCACGTAGTGCATGGGCGGGTTCTCAACGTTATCCTATCCATTGGGGCGGTGATGCTGCAAATACAGATATTGGTATGCAGGGAACCCTTCGCGGTGGACTTTCTTTGGGACTAAGCGGATTTTCTTTCTGGAGTCATGATATAGGAGGATTTGTACAAAAATCGCCCGAAGAACTTTATCGCCGTTGGTTGCCATTTGGATTCCTTACTTCGCATAGTCGGGCTCACGGTGCGCCACCTAAAGAACCTTGGTTATATAACGAATCTTTCCTAAAAGCTTTCCGTGAATCGGCCGAGATGAAATACAAACTAATGCCTTATGTTTATGCTCAGGCAAAGAATTGTACGGAGAAAGGTTTACCAATGGTGCGCGCATTGTTTGTGGAATACCCCGATGATCCGGGAGCTTGGTTGGTAGAAGATCAATATATGTTTGGGAATGATATAATGGTAGCTCCGTTGATGGAAAACGGTTCTCAAAGAAACGTTTATCTTCCAGCAGGGAAATGGATAGATTATCAATCGGGGAAGATTTATCAGAGTGGATGGAATAAAATCTCAGTCGGGCATATCCCTGCTGTAATTCTGGTTCGTGATGGTTCGGTAATTCCGCACATTGCTCTTGCGCAATCTACTGATAAAATGGACTGGTTAAAGCTTGAATTATCAGTCTATTCGTCTGACGTAAAGCAAGCTAAAGGCTTACTATGTATTCCTGCCGAAAATGTACTTAAAGAAGTAATACTCACAAACGAAGGAAGTAAATGGGTGATGAAAGATAATCCTTATCAGGGGAAAATAAAATTGACTGTTAATAGTGTAATAAAATAA
- a CDS encoding dipeptidase: MKHIQSYIALHEQRMMNELFSLIRIPSVSALPEHKDDMLACAQRWKELLLEAGADRAQVMASSGNPIVYGEKIVSPDAKTVLVYAHYDVMPAEPLEKWTSYPFEPEIRDGKIWARGADDDKGQAFIQVKAFEYLVNHQLLKNNVKFIFEGEEEIGSPSLEQFCKDHKELLKADVILVSDTSMLGADLPSLTTGLRGLAYWEIEVTGPNRDLHSGHFGGAVANPINILCGMLSKVIDENGRITIPHFYDDVEAVPDAERDMIAQIPFDEEKYKKSIDVKELTGETGYSTLERNSCRPSFDVCGIWGGYTGEGSKTVLPSKAYAKVSCRLVAHQDHHTISELFKNYIEQTAPETVKVKVTPMHGGQGYVCPISHPAYRAAENGFEIAFGKKPLAVRRGGSIPIISTFEEVLGIKTILMGFGVEDNAIHSPNESFSLDIFRKGIEAVAEFHMEYSK, from the coding sequence ATGAAACATATACAATCTTACATCGCTTTGCACGAGCAAAGAATGATGAATGAACTTTTCAGTTTAATACGAATTCCTTCAGTCAGTGCTTTACCGGAACATAAAGATGATATGCTGGCATGTGCACAAAGGTGGAAAGAACTATTACTGGAAGCAGGAGCAGACAGAGCACAAGTTATGGCATCTTCGGGAAACCCTATTGTTTACGGAGAAAAGATTGTGAGCCCTGATGCAAAAACGGTATTAGTATATGCTCATTACGACGTTATGCCTGCAGAACCACTGGAAAAGTGGACTAGCTATCCGTTTGAACCTGAGATACGCGATGGGAAAATATGGGCCAGAGGTGCAGATGATGATAAAGGACAAGCGTTTATTCAGGTAAAAGCTTTCGAATATTTAGTTAACCATCAGTTACTCAAGAATAATGTGAAGTTTATTTTTGAGGGTGAAGAAGAAATTGGCTCTCCAAGCCTGGAACAGTTTTGCAAAGATCACAAAGAATTATTGAAAGCCGACGTAATTCTTGTGTCGGACACAAGCATGCTGGGTGCTGATCTTCCATCGCTCACAACCGGTTTGAGAGGATTGGCTTACTGGGAAATAGAAGTAACCGGTCCCAACCGCGACCTTCACTCAGGCCATTTTGGTGGCGCTGTGGCAAATCCAATCAATATTCTTTGTGGGATGTTGAGTAAGGTTATTGACGAAAACGGACGGATTACCATTCCTCACTTTTATGATGATGTGGAAGCTGTGCCCGATGCCGAAAGAGACATGATTGCACAAATTCCTTTCGACGAAGAAAAATACAAAAAGTCCATTGATGTAAAAGAGCTGACAGGTGAAACAGGCTATTCCACACTGGAACGCAACAGTTGTCGCCCATCATTCGATGTATGTGGCATCTGGGGCGGATATACCGGCGAAGGATCGAAAACAGTTTTGCCATCAAAAGCTTATGCAAAAGTATCTTGCAGACTGGTTGCTCATCAGGATCATCATACTATCAGTGAGTTATTTAAGAACTACATAGAGCAAACTGCTCCCGAAACAGTAAAAGTAAAAGTTACTCCTATGCATGGTGGTCAGGGTTATGTATGCCCTATCTCCCACCCCGCATATCGTGCAGCCGAGAATGGTTTTGAAATAGCATTCGGAAAGAAGCCGCTTGCCGTTCGTCGCGGAGGAAGCATCCCTATCATCTCTACTTTTGAAGAAGTTCTGGGTATCAAAACTATATTAATGGGCTTTGGAGTTGAAGACAATGCGATACATTCTCCAAATGAAAGTTTCTCTCTGGATATATTCCGCAAGGGAATTGAAGCTGTTGCCGAATTCCACATGGAATATTCAAAATAG
- a CDS encoding FKBP-type peptidyl-prolyl cis-trans isomerase, which translates to METAPNKLIVVSYELYVTEDGERDLVEKATPEQPFQFISGLGTTLDAFESQLTGLAIGDKFEFTISSTDAYGDYDEEHVIDLPKNIFEIDGRFDAERIFAGNVVPLMDADGNRMNATVVEVGNSNVKVDMNHPLAGEDLTFVGEVLESRTATNEEIQGMINVMSGEGGCGCGCDSCGDDCGCDEEGHEGSCGSGCGCH; encoded by the coding sequence ATGGAAACAGCACCAAACAAACTCATAGTAGTTTCTTACGAACTGTATGTAACTGAAGATGGAGAAAGAGATTTAGTAGAAAAAGCAACGCCAGAACAACCTTTCCAGTTTATCTCTGGACTAGGCACTACATTAGATGCCTTCGAAAGTCAACTTACTGGTCTGGCAATTGGCGATAAGTTTGAATTTACTATTTCAAGCACTGACGCATATGGAGATTACGACGAAGAACATGTAATTGATCTCCCTAAAAATATATTTGAAATTGACGGAAGATTCGACGCAGAACGAATTTTTGCAGGAAACGTTGTTCCTTTAATGGACGCTGACGGAAACAGAATGAATGCTACTGTAGTTGAAGTAGGCAACAGCAACGTAAAAGTTGATATGAACCACCCATTGGCTGGCGAAGATTTAACTTTCGTAGGAGAAGTTCTTGAATCACGTACTGCAACGAATGAAGAAATTCAGGGAATGATCAACGTGATGAGCGGTGAAGGTGGTTGTGGTTGTGGATGCGACAGCTGCGGTGACGATTGCGGATGTGATGAAGAAGGACATGAAGGTAGCTGCGGTAGCGGTTGCGGATGCCACTAA
- a CDS encoding TlpA disulfide reductase family protein, translating into MKKFFCALIVFCSVSAAYCIQTNNDLSGFEVNGEIKESKAKQKADDKALQEKLCDRPCPEFTLTDTKGKLWTDQNIKGKVTMINIWHVYCEPCIKEIPQLNELTKKYAGVNFLSMTFNNSDQIEKVVTKNHPLFHQISDAINFISKTGISYTPTSILIDKSGVIKCVVRGGDEKQFKLLNKRLKELSKEN; encoded by the coding sequence ATGAAGAAGTTTTTTTGTGCACTAATAGTTTTTTGTAGTGTTTCTGCTGCATATTGTATTCAGACGAATAATGATCTTTCGGGATTTGAGGTGAATGGTGAGATTAAGGAATCCAAAGCAAAGCAAAAAGCGGATGATAAAGCTCTGCAAGAGAAACTTTGTGATAGGCCTTGCCCTGAATTTACATTAACTGATACCAAGGGTAAACTATGGACGGATCAGAATATAAAGGGGAAAGTTACTATGATAAATATCTGGCATGTATATTGTGAACCTTGCATAAAAGAGATTCCGCAGCTAAACGAGCTGACCAAAAAATATGCTGGCGTTAATTTCCTTTCAATGACTTTTAATAATTCAGATCAAATAGAAAAAGTTGTAACTAAAAATCATCCCTTGTTTCACCAAATATCGGATGCTATTAATTTTATAAGTAAAACAGGGATTTCTTATACTCCAACGAGTATATTAATAGATAAGTCGGGTGTAATAAAATGTGTTGTTCGTGGTGGAGATGAGAAGCAATTCAAACTTTTGAATAAAAGATTGAAAGAACTCTCGAAAGAGAATTAG
- the aroC gene encoding chorismate synthase: MFNSFGNIFRLSSFGESHGKGIGGVIDGFPSGIKIDLDFVQKELDRRRPGQSKITTDRDESDKVEFLSGIFQGKSTGSPIGFIVWNKNQQSKDYENIKNIFRPSHADYTYQLKYGIRDYRGGGRSSARETISRVVAGALAKLALHQIGISITAYTSQVGHIRLDDDYSKYDFSKIEETPARCPDLEKAKEMVDYIAKIKEEGDTIGGVVTCVIKGCPIGLGQPVFGKLHAVLGNAMMSINAAKAFEYGDGFKGLKQKGSEQNDVFYNHDGVIETRTNHSGGVQGGISNGEDIYFRVAFKPVATILMEQHTVNIDGVDTTMKAKGRHDPCVLPRAVPIVEAMAAMTILDYYLIDKTTQL; encoded by the coding sequence ATGTTCAACTCATTCGGCAATATTTTCAGATTAAGCAGCTTCGGCGAATCTCATGGTAAAGGAATTGGCGGAGTTATTGACGGCTTTCCGTCAGGAATTAAAATTGATCTGGACTTTGTTCAAAAAGAACTAGACAGACGTAGACCCGGACAATCAAAGATTACGACCGACCGTGATGAATCAGATAAAGTTGAGTTTTTATCGGGTATCTTTCAGGGAAAGTCCACGGGGAGTCCTATCGGCTTTATTGTTTGGAATAAAAACCAGCAATCAAAAGATTACGAAAACATAAAAAATATATTTCGTCCATCGCATGCTGATTATACTTATCAGCTAAAATATGGAATTCGCGACTATCGTGGTGGTGGCCGTTCTTCTGCCCGTGAAACAATATCCCGTGTGGTGGCAGGCGCATTAGCTAAACTTGCATTACATCAGATTGGAATAAGCATCACTGCTTACACATCACAAGTAGGACATATTCGCCTGGATGATGATTATAGCAAGTATGACTTCTCAAAAATAGAAGAAACACCAGCTCGTTGCCCTGATCTGGAAAAGGCAAAAGAGATGGTTGACTATATCGCTAAAATAAAAGAAGAAGGAGATACCATAGGCGGAGTAGTAACTTGCGTAATAAAAGGATGTCCTATTGGTCTTGGACAACCGGTTTTCGGAAAGTTACATGCAGTGCTTGGAAATGCAATGATGAGCATTAATGCAGCAAAAGCTTTTGAATATGGTGACGGTTTTAAAGGATTAAAGCAAAAAGGGTCTGAACAAAACGATGTATTCTATAACCACGACGGCGTAATTGAAACCAGAACAAATCATTCCGGTGGTGTTCAGGGAGGAATAAGCAATGGAGAGGATATCTATTTCCGCGTTGCTTTCAAACCGGTTGCTACCATTCTGATGGAACAGCATACTGTTAACATTGATGGAGTTGACACTACGATGAAAGCCAAAGGAAGACACGATCCATGCGTTCTGCCTCGTGCTGTACCTATTGTGGAAGCTATGGCGGCAATGACAATTCTTGATTATTATCTGATTGACAAAACGACTCAACTTTAG
- the lysS gene encoding lysine--tRNA ligase, whose amino-acid sequence MNLLELSEQEIIRRNSLNELRAMGIEPYPAAEYVTNAFSTDIKQEFVDVENVEPRKVSVAGRIMSRRVMGKASFIELQDSKGRIQVYITRDDICPGEDKELYTTVFKRLLDLGDFIGIEGFVFRTQMGEISIHAQKLTVLSKSIKPLPIVKYKDGVAYDAFEDPELRYRQRYVDLVVNEGVKDIFIKRNKVYSSMREYFNTKDYMEVETPVLQSIPGGASARPFITHHNALDIPLYLRIANELYLKRLIVGGFEGVYEFSKNFRNEGMDRTHNPEFTCMEIYVSYKDYNWMMDFTEKMLDKICFDVNGTHEVKVGDNIISFKAPFKRITMIDSIKEFTGIDINGMGEDELREVCAKIGVEVDETMGKGKLIDEIFGEKCEGNYIQPTFITDYPIEMSPLCKRHRNNPELTERFELMVNGKELCNAYSELNDPIDQLGRFQDQLKLSEKGDDEAMFIDNDFVRSLEYGMPPTSGMGIGMDRLVMLMTGQTTIQEVLFFPQMRPEKTIKKDPATKYMELGVPEEWVPVIQKAGYNLVEDMKGVNPQKFQMDICGINKKYKLELSNPSVNTVTEWINKLS is encoded by the coding sequence ATGAACCTATTAGAACTAAGCGAACAGGAAATAATCAGACGAAACAGTCTGAATGAACTGCGTGCTATGGGCATTGAACCATACCCTGCAGCCGAGTACGTAACCAATGCATTCTCAACCGATATAAAACAGGAATTCGTAGATGTTGAAAACGTTGAGCCACGAAAAGTATCTGTGGCTGGTCGTATTATGAGTCGTCGTGTAATGGGAAAAGCTTCCTTTATTGAATTACAAGATTCAAAAGGAAGAATCCAGGTTTACATCACCCGTGATGACATTTGCCCGGGAGAAGATAAAGAATTGTATACCACTGTTTTCAAACGCTTGCTCGATTTAGGTGACTTTATCGGTATTGAAGGATTTGTTTTCAGAACTCAAATGGGCGAAATCAGTATTCACGCTCAGAAGCTGACAGTTCTTTCCAAGTCAATTAAGCCACTTCCAATCGTAAAATACAAAGATGGTGTAGCTTATGATGCTTTTGAAGATCCTGAACTTCGCTATCGTCAACGTTATGTTGACCTCGTTGTTAATGAAGGGGTAAAAGATATTTTCATTAAACGTAATAAAGTATATTCATCTATGCGTGAATACTTTAACACGAAAGATTATATGGAGGTAGAAACTCCGGTTCTACAATCTATTCCCGGAGGTGCTTCTGCACGTCCGTTCATTACGCATCACAATGCACTAGATATACCTTTATATCTTCGTATCGCAAATGAACTTTATCTGAAACGTCTTATCGTAGGAGGTTTCGAAGGAGTTTACGAGTTCTCAAAGAACTTCCGTAACGAAGGTATGGACCGCACCCACAATCCTGAGTTTACCTGTATGGAAATATACGTTTCTTACAAGGATTACAACTGGATGATGGATTTCACTGAAAAGATGCTTGATAAGATCTGTTTCGATGTAAACGGTACTCATGAAGTGAAAGTTGGTGATAACATAATTAGTTTCAAAGCTCCATTCAAGCGTATTACCATGATAGACTCTATTAAAGAGTTTACAGGTATTGATATTAACGGCATGGGCGAAGACGAACTTCGTGAAGTATGTGCTAAGATTGGTGTGGAAGTAGATGAAACAATGGGTAAAGGAAAGCTCATCGACGAAATATTCGGCGAAAAATGTGAAGGCAACTATATTCAGCCTACATTCATCACTGATTACCCTATTGAGATGTCACCTCTTTGCAAGCGTCACCGCAACAATCCTGAACTGACAGAACGTTTTGAATTGATGGTTAACGGTAAAGAGTTGTGTAACGCATACTCAGAGCTGAACGACCCAATTGATCAGCTTGGACGTTTCCAGGATCAGCTTAAACTAAGCGAAAAGGGAGATGACGAAGCAATGTTTATTGATAACGACTTTGTACGCTCTTTGGAATATGGTATGCCTCCTACTTCTGGTATGGGTATAGGTATGGACCGTTTGGTTATGTTGATGACCGGACAAACCACTATTCAGGAAGTTTTGTTCTTCCCTCAGATGCGTCCGGAAAAAACAATTAAAAAAGATCCCGCAACTAAATACATGGAATTAGGTGTGCCAGAAGAATGGGTACCTGTAATCCAAAAAGCCGGATACAATCTGGTAGAAGATATGAAAGGCGTGAATCCTCAAAAATTCCAAATGGATATCTGTGGAATCAATAAAAAATATAAGCTGGAATTGAGCAATCCGTCTGTCAACACTGTTACAGAATGGATTAATAAGCTATCATAA